In Nocardioides cavernae, a single genomic region encodes these proteins:
- a CDS encoding energy-coupling factor transporter transmembrane component T family protein, whose translation MSAVIGLYRPGTSPLHRLPAGAKLAGLAAAGVGSVLVDTPAQTAAFVAGALALQPLGRVPLRVLVDMVRPLMWVLIPLAVFQVAFIGWARTTVLVGVILALVLLANLVTLTTRTTDLIDVVVALCRPLRRIGIDPLRVGLVLNLAIRCVPLMADLAAEVRDAQQARGLELSARAFVVPLLVRALHRADDMGDALAARGLHD comes from the coding sequence ATGAGCGCTGTGATCGGGCTTTACCGGCCAGGCACGTCACCGCTGCACCGACTGCCGGCCGGCGCAAAGCTGGCCGGGCTTGCCGCCGCCGGCGTCGGCTCGGTCCTGGTCGACACGCCCGCGCAGACCGCCGCGTTCGTGGCAGGGGCACTGGCCCTCCAACCTCTCGGCCGAGTCCCGCTCCGGGTGCTCGTCGACATGGTGCGCCCGCTGATGTGGGTGCTCATCCCGCTCGCCGTCTTCCAGGTCGCGTTCATCGGGTGGGCCCGCACCACCGTCCTCGTCGGGGTCATCCTCGCCCTGGTACTGCTGGCCAACCTGGTCACGCTGACCACACGCACGACCGACCTGATCGACGTCGTCGTCGCCCTGTGCCGGCCGCTGCGCAGGATCGGCATCGACCCCCTGCGCGTGGGACTGGTGCTCAACCTCGCCATCCGGTGCGTGCCACTCATGGCCGACCTCGCCGCCGAGGTGCGCGACGCCCAACAGGCCCGCGGGCTCGAGCTCAGCGCCCGCGCGTTCGTCGTACCCCTCCTGGTGCGAGCCCTCCACCGCGCCGACGACATGGGCGACGCCCTCGCGGCCCGCGGACTCCACGACTGA
- a CDS encoding energy-coupling factor ABC transporter ATP-binding protein translates to MLIEVTGVSHTYPGRDHPALVDLDVRLDEHRIGVIGANGSGKSTFARLLNGLVVPSHGTVRVGGWDTTRDGREVRKRVGFCFTDPDSQIVMPTVAEDVAFGLRRRGLSKADAATRVDDVLRSYGLHAHADHAAHRLSGGQKQLLALASVLATEPELLVMDEPTTLLDLRNSRMVADTVAALPQQVVLLTHHLELVTEFDRVLVFDRARLVHDGQPKESVKIYRELMA, encoded by the coding sequence GTGCTGATCGAAGTCACCGGCGTCTCCCACACCTACCCCGGCCGCGACCACCCGGCGCTGGTCGACCTCGACGTACGCCTCGACGAGCACCGCATCGGCGTCATCGGTGCCAACGGGTCGGGCAAGTCCACCTTCGCGCGACTGCTCAACGGCCTGGTCGTCCCCTCCCACGGAACCGTCCGCGTCGGCGGGTGGGACACCACCCGCGACGGTCGCGAGGTCCGCAAGCGGGTGGGCTTCTGCTTCACCGACCCCGACTCCCAGATCGTGATGCCCACCGTCGCCGAAGACGTCGCCTTCGGCCTGCGCCGCCGCGGCCTCTCCAAGGCAGACGCCGCGACCCGGGTCGACGATGTGCTGCGGAGCTACGGCCTGCACGCGCACGCCGACCACGCCGCGCACCGGCTCTCGGGAGGCCAGAAGCAACTCCTGGCCCTCGCCTCGGTCCTCGCCACCGAGCCCGAGCTGCTGGTCATGGACGAGCCCACGACCCTGCTCGACCTCCGCAACAGCCGGATGGTCGCCGACACCGTGGCCGCCCTGCCCCAGCAGGTCGTCCTCCTGACCCACCACCTCGAGCTGGTCACCGAATTCGACCGGGTCCTGGTGTTCGACCGGGCTCGGCTGGTGCACGACGGCCAGCCTAAGGAGTCGGTGAAGATCTACCGCGAGCTGATGGCATGA
- a CDS encoding thiolase family protein gives MTADAAPVIVAAARTPIGTAGHALKDLTVDQLAAPVLASLLERGGLDALAVDEVLLGNCMGPGGDIARVAALAAGLPWSVPALTVDRQCASGLAAIDLGARLVRTGARVVLAGGAESASTAPWRSWPPQAGGEPVRYERAPFAPAADDLEMGLANDLLADEAGVTRERQDAYAARSHRLAVAARDSGQLDGEVVPVAGLARDERPRAGLTAERLSRLPAAFRRDGAVTAGNACGVSDGAAAVAVVSAEVHRRLGGLGLRVLASASSGVAPSRPGRGLVPAARLALEKAGTSLDRLDAIELNEAFAGQVLACCDELGLDPDRVCTQGGALALGHPWGASGAVLVVRLFSQLLMRGPGALGLAAIAAGGGQGVAMVVQSC, from the coding sequence ATGACCGCCGACGCCGCGCCCGTGATCGTCGCCGCGGCACGCACCCCGATCGGCACCGCCGGGCACGCCCTCAAGGACCTGACGGTCGACCAGTTGGCAGCACCCGTGCTCGCCTCGCTGCTCGAGCGCGGTGGCCTGGACGCGCTCGCCGTGGACGAGGTGCTGCTCGGCAACTGCATGGGCCCCGGCGGCGACATCGCCCGGGTAGCGGCCCTTGCGGCCGGCCTCCCGTGGTCGGTACCGGCACTCACCGTCGATCGGCAGTGCGCGAGCGGCCTCGCCGCAATCGACCTCGGCGCCCGGCTGGTACGCACGGGGGCGCGCGTGGTCCTGGCCGGCGGCGCCGAGTCGGCGAGCACGGCGCCGTGGCGGTCCTGGCCGCCGCAGGCGGGCGGCGAACCGGTGCGATACGAGCGCGCCCCCTTCGCACCGGCCGCCGACGACCTCGAGATGGGTCTCGCCAACGACCTGCTCGCCGACGAGGCTGGCGTGACGCGCGAGCGGCAGGACGCCTACGCCGCCCGCTCGCACCGGCTGGCCGTGGCTGCGCGTGACAGCGGGCAGCTCGACGGCGAGGTCGTGCCCGTGGCGGGCCTCGCGCGCGACGAGCGACCACGTGCCGGCCTGACCGCCGAGCGGTTGTCCCGCCTCCCCGCGGCCTTCCGGCGCGACGGGGCGGTCACCGCCGGCAACGCGTGCGGCGTCAGCGACGGAGCCGCCGCGGTGGCGGTGGTCAGCGCCGAGGTGCACCGGCGGCTGGGCGGCCTCGGCCTGCGCGTCCTGGCGAGCGCCAGCAGCGGCGTCGCCCCCTCTCGTCCGGGCCGAGGCTTGGTCCCGGCCGCGCGGCTCGCGCTCGAGAAGGCCGGGACCTCTCTGGACCGGCTCGACGCCATCGAGCTCAACGAGGCCTTCGCCGGGCAGGTGCTTGCATGCTGCGACGAGCTCGGCCTCGACCCCGACCGCGTGTGCACCCAGGGTGGCGCGCTGGCCCTCGGCCACCCGTGGGGGGCGTCTGGCGCGGTGCTCGTGGTCCGCCTCTTCTCCCAGCTGCTCATGCGCGGGCCCGGCGCCCTCGGCCTGGCCGCGATCGCCGCCGGCGGCGGACAAGGCGTGGCGATGGTGGTGCAGTCGTGCTGA
- a CDS encoding AMP-binding protein, whose product MSLPEHVDVLGAPDPLGILACAAPDDLLAFRTAGTAGRPRTVLRTSRSWVESYPHVSELLEMTPASRVWVPGPLSATMNLFAAAHASWAGAEVVAEPSAATHAHLTPWWLRRQLADDPSALSGLHLVVAGDRLSSSLRDAAAGVGAQVSHYYGAAELSFVAWGGDAEWLRPFPGVEVTARDSELWVRSPYVCEGYAEPEHVLRSDQDGWLTVGDRGEVRPAKGAVGGTVTVFGRAGGVTTGGSTVLEADVEHALSLEAAGEVVVVGVPHVDLGQVVAAVVTDPDDIARLQEVSRRVLAPQQRPRWWFDLASLPLTGSGKVDKAAIVRAVTREGVDA is encoded by the coding sequence ATGTCCCTGCCTGAGCACGTCGACGTCCTGGGGGCGCCGGACCCGCTGGGGATCCTCGCGTGCGCGGCCCCCGATGACCTCCTGGCCTTCCGCACCGCCGGTACGGCCGGTCGGCCGCGGACCGTGCTGCGGACCAGCCGCTCGTGGGTGGAGTCGTACCCGCACGTGTCCGAGCTGCTGGAGATGACGCCAGCCAGCAGAGTGTGGGTACCGGGGCCCCTGAGCGCCACGATGAACCTGTTCGCCGCGGCCCACGCATCGTGGGCCGGGGCGGAGGTGGTCGCGGAGCCGTCCGCCGCCACGCATGCCCACCTCACACCCTGGTGGCTGCGACGCCAGCTCGCCGACGACCCGTCCGCCCTCTCCGGTCTGCACCTCGTGGTGGCCGGCGACCGCCTGTCCAGCTCGCTGCGCGACGCCGCCGCCGGCGTGGGTGCACAGGTGAGCCACTACTACGGTGCCGCCGAGCTCTCGTTCGTGGCCTGGGGGGGCGACGCGGAGTGGCTGCGACCGTTCCCGGGAGTCGAGGTCACGGCCCGTGACAGTGAGCTGTGGGTGCGTTCGCCCTACGTGTGCGAGGGGTACGCCGAGCCGGAGCACGTGCTCCGCAGCGACCAGGATGGCTGGCTGACCGTCGGGGACCGCGGCGAGGTCCGGCCCGCCAAAGGGGCCGTAGGCGGCACGGTGACGGTGTTCGGACGCGCCGGTGGCGTCACGACCGGCGGGTCAACGGTCCTGGAAGCCGACGTCGAGCACGCCCTGAGCCTCGAAGCGGCGGGTGAGGTGGTGGTGGTGGGCGTCCCGCACGTCGACCTCGGTCAGGTGGTCGCCGCCGTGGTCACCGACCCGGACGACATCGCCCGCCTCCAGGAGGTGAGCCGACGTGTCCTGGCGCCGCAGCAGCGGCCGAGGTGGTGGTTCGACCTAGCCTCGCTGCCGCTGACCGGCAGTGGCAAGGTGGACAAGGCGGCCATCGTGCGTGCGGTGACGCGGGAGGGTGTGGACGCATGA
- a CDS encoding biotin transporter BioY, whose protein sequence is MTTHPDAHARRDIPLIAIFAGVVAALGLFPAISAFGGAVPITAQSLGVMLAGAILGPRRGALALVVFLTLVAIGLPLLAGGRGGLGVFAGPSIGYLIGFPVAAFAVGALTYAFGAPYRLVLGIPAAVVGGVVVLNVLGIIGLVLRADLSVRDATAAALVFVPGDVVKAIVCALVARGVHAAYPGLLPQRRDVARRSDVDVPA, encoded by the coding sequence ATGACCACGCACCCCGACGCCCACGCCCGGCGCGACATCCCGCTCATCGCGATCTTCGCGGGGGTGGTCGCCGCACTCGGCCTGTTCCCGGCGATCTCCGCGTTCGGCGGAGCCGTGCCGATCACCGCCCAGTCGCTGGGCGTGATGCTCGCCGGGGCGATCCTGGGGCCGCGACGTGGCGCCCTCGCGCTTGTCGTGTTCCTGACGCTGGTGGCGATCGGCCTGCCGCTCCTGGCCGGCGGTCGGGGTGGGTTGGGCGTCTTCGCCGGCCCGTCGATTGGCTACCTGATCGGGTTCCCGGTCGCTGCGTTCGCTGTGGGCGCGTTGACGTACGCCTTCGGTGCTCCGTACCGCCTCGTCTTGGGCATCCCTGCGGCCGTGGTCGGGGGCGTCGTCGTGCTGAACGTGCTTGGCATCATCGGCCTTGTGCTCCGCGCTGACCTCAGCGTCCGGGACGCGACCGCCGCCGCCCTGGTGTTCGTGCCCGGCGACGTGGTCAAGGCGATCGTGTGCGCCCTCGTGGCCCGTGGCGTGCACGCCGCCTACCCCGGCCTGCTCCCTCAGCGCCGGGACGTCGCGCGTCGCTCCGATGTCGATGTCCCTGCCTGA
- a CDS encoding dihydrofolate reductase family protein — protein MSKVVAIMSMSLDGFVADPDDGVAEVFDWYASSGDVQIHTGGSNPMTFSMSESSAQHVRGLTSELGAVLTGRRTFDVAGGWGGNHAWGPGFVLAHEIPAGWPRADSTVTFVTDGIESAVTQAKAAARGKAVGVHGADTIQQLLNAGLLDEISVDIASVLLGSGVRLFDHLDGTPAVLGNPSLIQGVGVTHLRYPVHTR, from the coding sequence ATGTCCAAGGTTGTCGCCATCATGTCCATGTCACTAGACGGGTTCGTTGCCGATCCCGACGACGGCGTGGCCGAGGTCTTCGATTGGTACGCCAGCTCGGGAGACGTCCAGATCCACACCGGCGGATCGAACCCCATGACGTTCTCGATGTCCGAGTCGAGCGCCCAGCACGTCCGCGGGCTCACGTCGGAGCTCGGCGCCGTGCTCACTGGTCGCCGCACGTTCGACGTCGCCGGCGGCTGGGGAGGCAACCATGCGTGGGGACCCGGGTTCGTCCTTGCTCACGAGATACCTGCCGGCTGGCCGCGAGCCGACTCAACCGTCACCTTCGTGACCGACGGGATCGAGAGCGCCGTGACTCAAGCCAAAGCCGCCGCTAGGGGTAAGGCAGTCGGCGTCCACGGCGCCGACACCATCCAGCAACTGCTCAATGCCGGCCTGCTCGACGAGATCAGCGTCGACATCGCCTCGGTCCTGCTCGGCTCAGGCGTACGGCTCTTCGACCACCTCGACGGCACGCCCGCGGTACTCGGCAACCCGTCATTGATCCAGGGGGTCGGGGTCACGCACCTGCGATACCCCGTCCACACCCGATGA
- a CDS encoding SGNH/GDSL hydrolase family protein: MFESIPVPATQKQPEPFQASVSDVGADDREFGAPPVATPTVEASAAGDEHSPEAEAAEASERAGRSDEPPPGQPPTTTPAPAPVEPARARRDDPARVTTGGSAGQTIAFVIALTVLFVVAQAESPRVVVLAMFVVYVAVATLWIRGQYAESLAGRFTAPTLQFLKVSLLVAAGFAVGGFGYSKIDDRVPETWPLRPSSFYLVAVLILYFVLGYAIARNRTLVGTQRASGSRVVRVLRMVRSSFALLSVCLLLLGAAFAGGLLLLGHDFGWWPLVPLLAAVFGFPWVASLMSEHVIQFFSANPRTVVDPEPEKADTEADKPDRWKRSWARLRRDRSHLRIIAILVGVVVAIASLVGVYAVAGNFIAVLGIAALMLLVVALTSFTLADIAVVLALVALMGVTPRQDKDLPAPTQNDPSVLVALGDSYMSGEGASTFIAGTDEGDENECRRARTAWAAMVGSQPPFDSVVFLACSGADTYNLRHEGSDAQPVPEPSSGEELTQLDAYDDVASTFPEPALVVVSIGGNDAGFASIGLTCLAPGDCNDPTPKKLWSTGNLDRLENRLRQAYEELYREFKDVPVAVILYPSPIDAANAPCPEADLSPGDVTFVNGFLSKLNNRIRNIAPEYGFYVTEDMVNALTDGDLRLCDPDNNGYPGLNFIGLRSVGGLAGQRFNPGQWHHNSLHPNERGHAALQAAFLRWLEARGGVEELEPARQRVFPARKIIESVSEEHLESRDPDKCWTFDPDGANGCKKQSQNWAARSTASAVLLWGVPVTLALLAVWFGSCAFFGWRRNATTRT, encoded by the coding sequence ATGTTCGAGTCAATCCCCGTTCCGGCTACGCAGAAGCAACCTGAGCCATTTCAGGCGAGCGTTTCGGACGTTGGTGCGGACGACCGGGAATTTGGCGCTCCACCCGTCGCGACGCCGACGGTTGAGGCATCTGCCGCGGGTGACGAACATTCCCCAGAGGCGGAGGCGGCGGAGGCGTCCGAGCGGGCCGGTCGCTCGGATGAACCGCCGCCAGGCCAGCCACCGACCACCACCCCCGCACCTGCCCCCGTCGAGCCTGCTCGCGCTCGGCGGGACGACCCGGCGCGTGTGACAACTGGGGGTAGCGCCGGCCAGACCATCGCCTTCGTCATCGCGCTTACTGTTCTGTTCGTCGTGGCGCAAGCCGAATCCCCGCGCGTCGTGGTGCTGGCGATGTTCGTCGTCTACGTCGCGGTCGCCACTTTGTGGATACGCGGGCAGTACGCCGAGTCCTTAGCTGGGCGATTCACCGCACCGACGCTTCAATTCCTCAAAGTGTCGCTACTTGTGGCGGCCGGGTTCGCCGTCGGCGGCTTCGGCTACAGCAAGATCGACGATCGCGTACCTGAAACGTGGCCGTTGCGGCCGAGCAGCTTCTACCTCGTCGCTGTCCTCATCTTGTACTTCGTCCTTGGCTACGCCATTGCTCGCAATCGCACGCTCGTGGGCACGCAGCGAGCATCAGGGTCTCGCGTTGTGCGTGTCCTGCGCATGGTCAGGTCGTCGTTCGCTTTGCTGAGCGTGTGCTTGCTGCTTCTTGGTGCGGCGTTCGCCGGAGGTCTGCTCCTGCTCGGGCATGATTTTGGGTGGTGGCCGCTGGTGCCACTCCTCGCCGCCGTGTTCGGATTCCCGTGGGTCGCGAGCCTGATGTCCGAACACGTCATCCAGTTCTTCTCCGCCAACCCCCGAACCGTCGTGGACCCTGAACCCGAAAAGGCTGACACAGAGGCCGACAAGCCGGACCGCTGGAAGCGCTCTTGGGCTCGCCTTCGTCGTGACCGGAGCCATCTGCGCATCATCGCCATACTCGTCGGGGTTGTGGTGGCTATCGCGAGCCTGGTGGGCGTGTACGCGGTCGCAGGCAACTTCATCGCGGTTCTTGGTATTGCTGCCCTGATGCTCCTCGTCGTCGCGCTGACGTCGTTCACGCTCGCCGATATCGCCGTCGTCCTTGCTCTCGTCGCACTCATGGGAGTCACGCCTCGCCAGGACAAAGACCTGCCTGCGCCCACCCAGAACGACCCGAGTGTGCTGGTCGCGTTAGGTGACTCCTACATGTCGGGGGAAGGGGCCAGCACGTTCATCGCTGGCACCGACGAAGGCGACGAGAATGAGTGCCGACGCGCCAGAACGGCATGGGCAGCCATGGTCGGCTCCCAACCGCCGTTCGACTCAGTCGTGTTCTTGGCGTGCTCGGGAGCGGACACCTACAACCTGCGACACGAGGGCAGCGACGCACAACCCGTTCCGGAACCGTCCAGCGGTGAGGAGCTCACGCAGCTCGACGCATACGACGACGTCGCAAGCACGTTCCCAGAACCTGCGCTCGTTGTCGTGTCCATCGGCGGCAACGACGCAGGCTTCGCCTCCATCGGCCTCACCTGCCTAGCCCCAGGTGACTGCAACGACCCCACCCCGAAAAAGTTGTGGAGCACCGGGAACCTGGACCGGCTTGAGAACCGTCTGCGTCAGGCGTACGAAGAGCTGTACCGAGAGTTCAAGGATGTGCCTGTCGCCGTCATTCTTTACCCCTCCCCCATCGACGCGGCTAACGCTCCCTGCCCTGAAGCCGACCTGTCACCAGGCGACGTCACGTTCGTCAACGGGTTCCTCAGCAAGCTGAACAACCGCATCCGCAACATCGCACCCGAGTACGGCTTCTACGTCACCGAAGACATGGTCAACGCGCTGACCGACGGGGACTTGCGACTGTGCGACCCGGACAACAACGGCTACCCGGGGCTGAACTTCATCGGCCTGCGCTCCGTCGGCGGGCTCGCCGGACAAAGGTTCAACCCCGGCCAGTGGCATCACAACAGCCTGCATCCCAACGAGCGCGGCCACGCGGCCTTGCAGGCAGCCTTCCTACGCTGGCTCGAAGCGCGTGGCGGCGTCGAGGAACTCGAGCCGGCCAGGCAACGCGTCTTCCCGGCCCGCAAAATCATTGAGTCCGTGTCCGAAGAACACCTCGAAAGTCGAGACCCAGACAAGTGCTGGACATTCGACCCGGACGGCGCCAACGGCTGCAAGAAACAAAGCCAGAACTGGGCGGCGCGCTCTACCGCGTCGGCCGTCTTGCTGTGGGGGGTACCGGTGACACTGGCACTACTGGCTGTGTGGTTCGGGTCGTGCGCGTTCTTTGGTTGGCGACGCAACGCGACTACAAGGACCTAG